One window of Corynebacterium doosanense CAU 212 = DSM 45436 genomic DNA carries:
- a CDS encoding exonuclease domain-containing protein: MWPRRPRTPAGTPDWKTPLAQAHLLAVDVETTGLDAGKDHLLSIGWVPVTCNRIELGGAGHVVLRGRPGVSVGNSATIHHLTDDDLAAGVEDAEALERFLAALSGRMMLTHYATMEQTFLAALHKRVRGETVALPAVDTFAIERRHMERMATYPRGEDLRLPRVRERYGLPAYRSHNALSDALACAELYLAQQTVIRATTLRDLRY; this comes from the coding sequence GGGACCCCGGACTGGAAGACACCGCTCGCGCAGGCGCACCTGCTCGCCGTCGACGTGGAGACCACCGGTCTCGATGCGGGCAAGGATCACCTGCTGTCCATCGGCTGGGTGCCGGTGACCTGCAACCGCATTGAACTCGGCGGGGCCGGCCACGTGGTGCTGCGGGGACGGCCCGGGGTCAGCGTGGGCAACTCCGCGACCATCCACCACCTCACCGACGACGATCTCGCCGCCGGCGTGGAGGACGCGGAGGCCCTCGAGCGTTTTCTCGCGGCCCTGTCCGGACGGATGATGCTCACCCACTACGCCACCATGGAGCAGACCTTTCTCGCCGCGTTGCACAAACGGGTGCGGGGCGAGACGGTGGCGCTGCCTGCCGTCGATACGTTCGCCATTGAGCGACGACACATGGAGCGCATGGCCACCTATCCCCGGGGCGAGGACCTGCGCCTGCCGCGTGTCCGGGAGCGTTACGGGCTGCCCGCGTACCGCAGCCACAACGCGCTCTCCGACGCGCTGGCCTGCGCGGAGCTGTACCTGGCGCAGCAGACGGTCATCCGGGCCACCACCCTGCGTGACCTACGTTACTGA
- a CDS encoding fumarylacetoacetate hydrolase family protein — MRFARIATPEGLTFAVIDGQGTDHANLTAKQIAGTPYTDPEFTGKQWPLSDVRLLAPTLPSKVVAIGRNYADHVAEVFKQSAESLPPTLFLKPPTAVTGPGAPIKIPDFATKVEFEGELAVVIGQPCKNVKAANWKSVVRGFTIVNDVSSRDLQFADGQWSRAKGIDTFCPLGPWIETDLESFDLDNLPIKAHLTHEGVTDTKQDSNSDQMIMKMGEILEFITASMTLLPGDVICTGSPAGTAAMFPGDSIAIEIDGIGTLENPVERA; from the coding sequence ATGCGCTTTGCACGAATTGCCACTCCCGAAGGCCTGACCTTCGCCGTCATCGACGGCCAGGGCACGGACCACGCCAACCTCACCGCCAAGCAGATCGCGGGAACCCCCTACACCGACCCGGAATTCACAGGTAAGCAATGGCCGCTTTCCGACGTCCGTCTGCTCGCCCCGACGCTGCCCAGCAAGGTCGTCGCCATCGGCCGCAACTACGCCGACCACGTCGCCGAGGTGTTCAAGCAGTCCGCGGAATCACTGCCCCCGACGCTCTTCCTCAAGCCGCCGACCGCCGTCACCGGCCCCGGCGCCCCCATCAAGATCCCCGACTTCGCCACCAAGGTCGAGTTCGAGGGCGAGCTGGCCGTCGTCATCGGCCAGCCCTGCAAGAACGTCAAGGCCGCGAACTGGAAGTCCGTCGTGCGTGGTTTCACCATCGTCAACGACGTCTCTTCCCGCGACCTCCAGTTCGCCGACGGCCAGTGGTCGCGTGCCAAGGGCATCGACACCTTTTGCCCGCTCGGCCCGTGGATCGAGACCGACCTGGAATCCTTCGACCTGGACAACCTGCCCATCAAGGCCCACCTCACCCATGAGGGCGTGACGGATACCAAGCAGGACTCGAACTCGGACCAGATGATCATGAAGATGGGTGAGATCCTCGAGTTCATCACCGCCTCCATGACCCTGCTGCCCGGCGACGTCATCTGCACCGGCTCCCCGGCGGGCACCGCTGCGATGTTCCCCGGCGACTCCATCGCCATCGAGATCGACGGAATCGGCACCCTGGAGAACCCGGTTGAGCGGGCATAA
- a CDS encoding class I SAM-dependent methyltransferase, giving the protein MREVSGLNPATAVDVGCGEGADAVWLAANGWTVTAVDPSDTAIGRMRALAAEHDLTVEAISGEASALSGRTFDLVCCSYVPFTDASAISQLEELVAPGGTLLLVHHDFEPTESKGILGPRDAAELLTRLTVMELKQSQRHVTSGAGAHHTDDVVLVAEAPR; this is encoded by the coding sequence GTGCGCGAGGTTTCGGGCCTGAACCCGGCTACTGCGGTCGACGTGGGCTGCGGAGAAGGCGCTGACGCGGTCTGGCTGGCGGCGAACGGCTGGACCGTCACGGCGGTCGATCCCTCAGACACCGCCATCGGGCGGATGCGGGCGCTGGCAGCTGAGCACGACCTCACCGTCGAGGCGATCAGTGGGGAAGCTTCCGCGCTGTCGGGCCGGACGTTCGACCTGGTCTGCTGCTCCTACGTCCCCTTCACCGACGCCTCGGCGATCTCACAGCTGGAGGAGCTCGTCGCTCCCGGCGGCACGCTGCTGCTCGTGCACCACGACTTCGAGCCCACCGAGAGCAAAGGCATTCTCGGCCCGCGCGACGCGGCCGAGCTGCTCACCCGGCTCACCGTGATGGAGCTCAAGCAGTCCCAGCGCCACGTCACCTCGGGCGCGGGCGCGCACCACACCGACGACGTGGTGCTCGTGGCTGAGGCTCCGCGCTAG